In the Centroberyx gerrardi isolate f3 chromosome 9, fCenGer3.hap1.cur.20231027, whole genome shotgun sequence genome, one interval contains:
- the ccn1 gene encoding CCN family member 1 — MLMLTVVAIFIGSFNVVLSSSSSCPAVCECPLEMPKCAPGVSVVLDGCGCCKVCARQLNEDCSLTEPCDHTKGLECNFGASFAATTRGICRAKSEGRPCEYNSRIYQNGESFQPNCKHQCTCIDGAVGCVPLCPQELSLPNLGCANPRLVKVAGQCCEEWVCDDGKETDILEKLFGKDTLTDESERDLTNRNELVAIVKGGLKSLPAFRVQPEGHMFDRQKCIVQTTPWSQCSKTCGTGISTRVTNNNSECKLVKETRICEVRPCTQSPYSSLKKGKKCSRTKKSSQPVKFTYAGCSSLKKYRPKYCGACVDGRCCSPHDTRTIRVKFRCEDGETFNKNVMMIESCKCTYNCPHANEASYPFYRLSNDIHKFRD, encoded by the exons ATGCTGATGCTTACTGTTGTCGCTATCTTCATTGGGAGTTTCAACGTG gtcctctcctcctcttcctcttgcccCGCCGTGTGTGAGTGTCCGCTGGAGATGCCCAAGTGCGCACCCGGTGTGAGCGTCGTCCTGGACGGCTGCGGCTGCTGCAAAGTCTGCGCCAGGCAGCTCAACGAGGACTGCAGCCTGACCGAGCCTTGTGACCACACTAAAGGGCTGGAGTGTAACTTTGGGGCCAGCTTCGCTGCTACCACCCGTGGCATCTGCCGAG cCAAGTCAGAGGGCAGACCCTGCGAGTACAACAGCAGGATCTACCAGAATGGAGAGAGCTTCCAGCCCAACTGTAAACACCAGTGCACGTGCATCGATGGGGCGGTGGGATGTGTGCCGCTGTGCCCACAGGAGCTCTCCCTACCCAACCTGGGCTGTGCCAACCCCAGACTGGTCAAGGTGGCAGGCCAGTGCTGCGAAGAGTGGGTGTGCGACGATGGCAAGGAGACCGACATCCTGGAGAAGCTCTTTGGCAAAGACACGCTCACAGACGAGTCGGAGAGAGACCTCACCAACAGGAACGAGCTCGTCGCCATCGTCAAGGGCGGACTCAAGTCTCTACCTG CATTCAGAGTGCAGCCTGAGGGCCACATGTTTGACAGACAGAAGTGCATTGTCCAAACCACTCCCTGGTCCCAGTGCTCCAAGACCTGTGGAACAGGCATCTCCACCAGAGtcaccaacaacaacagcgaGTGCAAGCTGGTCAAAGAGACAAGAATCTGTGAAGTGCGGCCATGCACCCAGTCACCTTATTCCAGTCTGAAG AAAGGaaagaagtgcagcagaacCAAGAagtccagccagccagtcaagtTCACCTACGCCGGCTGCTCCAGCCTGAAGAAGTACAGGCCCAAGTACTGCGGGGCCTGCGTGGACGGGCGCTGCTGCAGCCCTCACGACACCAGAACCATCCGCGTCAAGTTCCGCTGCGAGGACGGCGAGACCTTCAACAAGAACGTCATGATGATCGAGTCCTGCAAGTGCACCTACAACTGTCCCCATGCCAACGAAGCCTCCTACCCCTTCTACCGCCTCTCCAACGACATCCACAAGTTCAGAGACTGA